The following are encoded in a window of Ruminiclostridium herbifermentans genomic DNA:
- the ybeY gene encoding rRNA maturation RNase YbeY: MIIIENEQDKVSIDENINILIKKVIDICMKAENLEMEYEVSVLIVNDEEIRLINKEHRDIDKSTDVLSFPMAEFKNGELISDEGDYDLESEQLMLGDIIISAETAKRQAMEYGHSFEREIAFLTAHSCFHLLGYDHMEEAEEKVMFSKQEAVLKEVGLTRLR, translated from the coding sequence TTGATAATAATTGAAAATGAACAAGACAAGGTATCAATTGATGAGAATATTAATATACTCATTAAGAAGGTAATTGACATATGTATGAAAGCTGAAAATCTAGAGATGGAATATGAAGTAAGTGTGCTGATTGTAAATGACGAAGAGATACGATTAATAAACAAGGAGCATAGAGATATTGATAAATCTACTGACGTGCTATCTTTTCCGATGGCTGAATTTAAAAATGGAGAATTAATTTCTGATGAAGGGGATTATGATCTTGAGTCTGAGCAATTAATGCTAGGTGATATTATTATTTCAGCTGAAACAGCAAAGAGACAGGCAATGGAATATGGTCATAGCTTTGAGAGAGAAATAGCGTTTTTGACAGCTCATTCGTGTTTTCATTTATTAGGATATGATCATATGGAAGAAGCAGAAGAAAAGGTTATGTTTAGCAAGCAGGAAGCTGTTTTGAAGGAAGTAGGATTAACTAGGCTTCGATAG
- a CDS encoding DUF881 domain-containing protein yields MKLKGFRVNDRYIILLFAFMLLGALITLQIRSTVSVQRQAADILNTDKLKIQLDEKIKTGEKYKEQIEKLENDKAAFLAAPINNVSISQKKELEYLKLISGLTDVTGEGVIITLNDAEFPDSEIVMDYIIHDNDIYNVVNQLKIAGALAISINDERIIATSELICAGPTIKINNNRYAVPYTIKAIGDSDVLYKALKESYIINDMLTLKKRVTISQEKDIVVPKFTNDINSLISRLEVIDYEDKKN; encoded by the coding sequence ATGAAATTAAAAGGATTTAGAGTTAACGATAGATATATTATTTTATTATTTGCATTTATGCTGCTTGGAGCTTTAATCACTCTTCAGATTAGAAGTACAGTTAGTGTGCAGCGGCAGGCAGCTGATATACTGAATACTGACAAGCTAAAAATTCAGCTGGATGAAAAGATTAAAACAGGTGAGAAATATAAGGAACAGATTGAAAAGCTGGAGAATGATAAGGCTGCATTTTTGGCTGCTCCAATTAATAATGTAAGTATTTCTCAAAAAAAAGAACTTGAATATTTAAAACTCATATCTGGTTTGACTGATGTTACTGGAGAAGGAGTAATAATTACATTGAATGATGCAGAATTTCCTGATTCTGAAATAGTAATGGATTATATTATTCATGATAATGATATATATAATGTCGTTAATCAATTAAAAATAGCGGGTGCGCTTGCTATATCAATTAATGATGAGAGAATTATAGCCACAAGTGAGTTGATATGTGCAGGACCAACTATAAAAATCAATAACAATAGATATGCCGTACCTTATACAATTAAAGCAATAGGAGATTCGGACGTGCTATATAAAGCTCTTAAGGAAAGCTATATAATTAACGATATGTTAACACTAAAAAAACGTGTAACAATATCCCAAGAAAAAGATATTGTAGTACCTAAATTTACAAATGATATTAATAGTCTGATTTCCAGACTGGAGGTAATAGATTATGAAGACAAAAAAAATTAG
- a CDS encoding DUF881 domain-containing protein encodes MKTKKISSNISISIICILLGLALSWQFQSIRNNASAMKLENQKKDDLVVKILNEQKNNENLKAKLNELQVQINKFEDASGNSDENMKLLSEEIKKLKIVAGLTDVKGKGVIITFAKEDSLNVADDDLLSILNELRATDAQALAINDQRVIDTTEVRAAGGYIMVNGRHVIPPYQIKAIVDPDNAVNALSMIGGPLEKIKLFIDVDVKKSDEVVIPKISEELIKTNKLTPVENK; translated from the coding sequence ATGAAGACAAAAAAAATTAGCAGCAATATATCCATATCAATAATTTGTATATTATTGGGGCTGGCACTTTCGTGGCAGTTCCAAAGTATAAGGAATAATGCTAGTGCTATGAAACTTGAAAACCAAAAAAAGGATGATTTAGTTGTCAAAATTCTTAACGAGCAGAAAAATAATGAAAACCTTAAGGCTAAGCTTAATGAGTTACAAGTTCAAATAAATAAATTTGAAGATGCAAGTGGTAATTCAGATGAAAACATGAAGCTGTTATCCGAAGAAATTAAAAAATTGAAAATTGTTGCTGGATTAACTGATGTTAAAGGAAAGGGAGTAATTATAACCTTTGCAAAAGAGGATTCGTTAAATGTAGCCGACGATGATCTTTTATCAATACTAAACGAGTTGAGAGCAACGGATGCGCAAGCTTTGGCAATAAATGACCAGAGGGTTATTGATACCACAGAGGTTAGAGCCGCTGGAGGCTATATTATGGTAAATGGACGTCATGTCATTCCTCCATATCAGATAAAGGCTATAGTTGATCCTGATAATGCTGTAAATGCTTTGAGCATGATTGGAGGGCCTTTGGAAAAGATAAAATTGTTTATCGATGTTGATGTTAAAAAATCTGATGAAGTTGTCATACCTAAAATCAGTGAGGAACTAATAAAAACAAACAAGCTTACTCCAGTTGAAAACAAATAA
- a CDS encoding HD family phosphohydrolase, translating to MKKAKKGENKISKITNNFAVQRSFMVIITILIAFIIIETGAQPTKYKLNLGDVSYDDITAPRDVINEVLTEENRISARDNVENVTKEDSKAFVQVIYKQDDFFKAISNARTSVDKRMKELGLSQYSKSYNEYLKEARKTAANSLSDRLNDMSISLSQAQIEYLISTVTDSELEAFETLTKQLISRSMSEVITESNIDIHIQNLFNSYKNEQGINDQLKSIGEQLSKSILRTNQIVDEEATEKKRQEAYNDEANIVKIKKGSRIISFGDIVTMDKLKLLEELNLLETKSRYDYLFSLGILAILLFLVGIVAIFLRKYNKKIYKSRKELLLLCLISVIILLIARYLFPYYHGLLIPVFVGTMLTSILLNFELAVVINCILTVCISLLLRGDYKFLYMGLVCGVISAFMVTKAHQRSRLSMNGLLLGLINAVFIVFINFIEKSDATTILTESLAVFINGIVSMVLTIGLLPFLESAFGIVTPLKLLELSNPNHPLLKKLLMEAPGTYHHSLMVGNLAEVAAEDLGANALLARAGAYFHDVGKLKRPDLFTENQLSENPHERMTPNVSSVVITSHTSDGVEIATKYKLPSVIKDIIKQHHGTTLVAYFYYKAIKSESGNEVKQEDYRYEGPNPQTREAAIVMLSDSVEAAVRSMSNKTEEKIEALIRKIIKDKLDDGQLNKCQLTLADLDTIANSFIKVLSGYFHAREQYPDVKNLVKKDIFIEEKGEYNIEHIKNEVSDEARKDGGKKVDNN from the coding sequence ATGAAAAAAGCTAAGAAAGGCGAAAATAAAATAAGTAAAATTACTAATAACTTTGCTGTTCAGCGTTCATTTATGGTAATTATTACTATATTAATTGCTTTTATTATAATTGAGACAGGTGCTCAACCAACAAAATATAAATTAAATTTAGGTGATGTCTCGTATGATGATATAACTGCGCCTAGAGATGTGATTAATGAAGTTTTAACTGAAGAAAATAGGATTTCTGCTAGAGATAATGTTGAGAATGTGACAAAAGAAGATTCAAAGGCATTTGTACAAGTTATATATAAGCAGGACGACTTTTTTAAGGCTATATCAAATGCTAGAACAAGTGTTGATAAAAGAATGAAGGAACTTGGATTATCTCAATATAGCAAAAGCTATAATGAGTATCTTAAAGAGGCTCGAAAAACAGCAGCAAATAGCTTAAGTGACAGATTAAATGATATGTCAATATCATTGTCACAGGCGCAAATTGAATATCTTATATCAACTGTTACAGATAGTGAATTAGAAGCTTTTGAAACTTTGACTAAACAGCTTATATCACGTTCTATGTCTGAGGTTATTACAGAGAGTAACATTGATATACATATTCAAAATTTGTTCAACAGCTATAAGAATGAGCAGGGTATAAATGACCAACTAAAAAGCATCGGAGAGCAGCTTTCTAAAAGTATTCTCAGAACCAATCAGATAGTTGATGAAGAGGCTACGGAGAAGAAAAGACAGGAAGCATATAATGATGAGGCTAATATTGTTAAGATTAAAAAGGGTTCAAGAATTATTAGCTTTGGCGATATAGTTACAATGGACAAGCTAAAGTTATTAGAGGAACTTAATCTTCTTGAAACAAAAAGCAGATATGATTATCTTTTTTCTCTTGGGATATTAGCAATTTTACTTTTTCTTGTTGGAATAGTTGCGATATTCTTAAGAAAATATAATAAAAAAATATACAAAAGCAGAAAAGAATTATTACTGTTATGCTTAATATCTGTTATCATTCTTCTTATTGCCAGATATTTATTTCCATATTATCATGGTTTACTTATTCCAGTTTTTGTAGGAACAATGCTTACTTCAATATTGCTCAATTTTGAACTTGCAGTAGTGATTAATTGTATTCTTACTGTTTGTATATCATTATTGCTTAGGGGTGACTATAAGTTTTTATACATGGGCTTAGTTTGTGGTGTAATATCAGCATTTATGGTTACTAAGGCACATCAACGCAGCAGATTGTCAATGAATGGGCTTTTGCTTGGACTAATAAATGCTGTATTTATAGTTTTTATAAATTTCATAGAAAAGAGCGATGCTACAACAATTCTTACTGAAAGCCTAGCAGTGTTTATTAATGGAATTGTTTCTATGGTATTAACAATTGGATTGCTTCCATTTTTAGAGAGTGCATTTGGAATTGTTACTCCATTAAAGCTTCTAGAATTATCCAACCCAAACCATCCTTTGCTTAAAAAGCTTCTTATGGAGGCACCGGGCACATATCATCATAGCCTTATGGTTGGAAATCTAGCAGAGGTGGCTGCAGAGGATTTGGGAGCTAACGCCCTTCTTGCAAGAGCAGGAGCATATTTTCACGATGTTGGAAAGCTTAAAAGACCGGATTTATTCACTGAAAATCAATTGTCAGAAAATCCCCATGAGAGAATGACACCAAATGTAAGTTCAGTTGTTATTACATCGCATACATCGGATGGTGTTGAAATAGCAACTAAGTATAAGCTGCCTTCTGTAATTAAAGACATAATAAAGCAACACCATGGAACAACGCTTGTAGCATATTTTTATTATAAAGCTATTAAATCAGAATCTGGTAATGAGGTTAAACAAGAGGATTACAGATATGAAGGGCCAAACCCACAGACTAGAGAAGCTGCAATAGTTATGCTTTCAGATTCTGTTGAAGCAGCAGTTAGATCAATGAGCAATAAAACTGAAGAAAAAATTGAAGCTTTAATAAGAAAAATAATTAAGGACAAGCTAGATGATGGCCAGTTAAATAAATGTCAGCTTACGTTGGCTGATTTAGATACAATAGCTAATTCCTTTATTAAGGTTCTTAGTGGCTATTTTCATGCACGTGAGCAATATCCAGATGTTAAAAATTTAGTGAAAAAAGATATTTTTATTGAAGAAAAGGGAGAGTATAATATAGAGCATATTAAAAATGAAGTTTCTGATGAAGCAAGAAAAGACGGAGGAAAGAAAGTTGATAATAATTGA
- a CDS encoding diacylglycerol kinase family protein, translated as MKNKNLIESFLNASRGVLYTIVKERNMKIHLAMSFFVLLLAIWLGVSKVEFAILCLTVAIVLCFELINTAMEVVVDFIVDVYHPKAKIIKDVSAGAVFVSAFFSIIIGVVIMGDKLMLRLIDYIGK; from the coding sequence ATGAAGAATAAAAATCTTATCGAAAGCTTTTTGAATGCCTCTCGAGGTGTATTATATACTATTGTAAAAGAAAGAAATATGAAAATTCATTTGGCTATGAGTTTTTTTGTGCTTTTGCTTGCAATATGGTTAGGTGTCAGCAAGGTTGAGTTTGCTATATTGTGCTTAACAGTTGCAATAGTTTTATGTTTTGAACTCATAAATACGGCAATGGAGGTAGTAGTTGATTTTATAGTAGATGTATATCATCCTAAAGCTAAGATAATAAAGGATGTTTCTGCCGGTGCTGTTTTTGTTTCGGCATTTTTTAGTATTATAATAGGTGTTGTAATAATGGGAGATAAATTAATGTTAAGATTAATAGATTATATAGGCAAATAG
- the yqfD gene encoding sporulation protein YqfD, with translation MLILRLWNYIRGYVIIIVEGYFLEKFINICTHRQIRLWNVKWQKNSSVKMMISVKDFKMLRPIAKKTRCRVHIVMKKGLPFLLNKYKNRKAFVIGAGSCIIVFFLISSFIWDVSVVGNSSVPTEVIVEKLNDNGVKIGALKYSINPEDVVGNMMLELNDLARISVYIRGTKVQVVVNERVKPPDLINKNVPCDIVALKEGVICSIVAKEGLEAVKVGDTVTKGQLLITGRIENANYPEASPLMVHSMGSVKARTWYEASAKVEQKLERIQRTGLKKENYSIVLFTKKIKLFHSKIPYKNSEYVEIKKKLCIGKYFALPVEFIIDQHYEYKVEHYEIDTETAEEMAADKAIDLAKQKVPKNAKIVNTNISFVNNDNGVSIAKAIIECIEDIGVTQEIGGM, from the coding sequence ATGTTAATTTTGAGGTTATGGAATTATATTAGAGGATATGTTATTATTATTGTTGAAGGATATTTTTTAGAAAAATTTATAAATATATGTACTCATAGGCAAATAAGATTATGGAATGTTAAGTGGCAAAAAAACAGCAGTGTTAAAATGATGATTAGTGTTAAGGATTTCAAAATGCTTAGGCCTATTGCAAAGAAAACTAGGTGCAGAGTACATATTGTTATGAAAAAGGGACTGCCTTTTTTATTAAATAAATATAAAAACAGAAAAGCTTTTGTTATAGGTGCTGGAAGCTGTATCATAGTATTTTTCCTAATATCCTCGTTTATATGGGATGTATCAGTTGTTGGAAATAGCAGTGTACCAACTGAAGTCATAGTAGAGAAGCTAAATGACAATGGAGTTAAAATAGGTGCCTTGAAATATAGCATAAATCCTGAAGACGTAGTTGGTAATATGATGCTTGAATTAAATGACCTTGCTAGAATAAGTGTTTATATTCGTGGAACAAAGGTTCAAGTTGTTGTAAATGAAAGGGTAAAGCCACCAGATCTAATAAATAAAAATGTGCCATGTGATATTGTGGCTCTGAAAGAAGGTGTAATTTGTTCCATTGTTGCAAAAGAAGGTCTTGAAGCAGTCAAAGTAGGTGACACTGTTACAAAAGGGCAGCTGCTTATAACAGGAAGGATTGAGAATGCTAATTATCCGGAAGCTAGTCCCTTAATGGTTCATTCTATGGGGAGTGTTAAAGCAAGAACTTGGTATGAAGCTAGTGCGAAGGTAGAGCAAAAGCTTGAAAGAATCCAAAGGACGGGTTTGAAAAAAGAAAATTATTCAATTGTTCTTTTTACAAAAAAAATAAAACTATTTCATAGCAAAATCCCATATAAGAATTCAGAATATGTTGAAATTAAAAAAAAACTATGCATTGGTAAATATTTTGCATTACCAGTTGAATTTATTATAGATCAGCATTATGAATATAAAGTGGAGCACTATGAAATTGATACTGAAACTGCGGAGGAAATGGCAGCAGACAAAGCCATAGATTTGGCTAAGCAAAAAGTACCTAAAAACGCAAAAATAGTTAATACAAATATTTCTTTTGTCAATAATGACAATGGTGTGAGTATAGCTAAGGCAATAATCGAATGTATAGAAGATATCGGAGTGACACAGGAGATAGGAGGAATGTAA
- the recO gene encoding DNA repair protein RecO: protein MAYVNYKGIVLKEVNTGEADKIITVLTAEEGKISIAAKNARRAKNSLSSGTQLLCYSSYMLFKGKELYNMSSCEVIESNYEIRNDIVKLTYCSHILELISDNVQEGEPAESVLQLLLNTLYVISKTNRSLEFVTRVFELRLMSLLGYEPHVISCIHCNKTDDEKMFFDLDNSGLVCSECVNKRGRIYPLLPGTVKALKYIMLINPQKLYSFSLSEENIKELSTISKKYIKEHLGKEYNKLDYLKYYK from the coding sequence ATGGCATATGTGAATTATAAGGGGATAGTTTTAAAAGAAGTAAATACTGGGGAAGCTGACAAGATAATAACTGTTTTGACTGCTGAAGAAGGAAAGATATCTATAGCAGCAAAAAATGCTAGAAGAGCCAAAAATTCTCTGAGTTCAGGTACTCAACTGCTTTGTTATAGCAGTTATATGCTTTTTAAAGGCAAGGAACTTTATAACATGTCTAGCTGTGAGGTTATAGAATCAAATTATGAAATCAGAAATGACATTGTAAAGCTTACATACTGTTCTCATATACTGGAGCTTATTTCAGATAATGTACAAGAAGGTGAGCCAGCAGAAAGTGTTCTTCAGCTTCTGCTTAATACACTATATGTAATTTCCAAAACAAATCGCTCGTTAGAATTTGTAACCAGAGTATTTGAACTACGGTTAATGTCATTGCTAGGGTATGAACCTCATGTTATTAGCTGTATACACTGCAATAAAACTGATGATGAAAAAATGTTCTTTGATTTAGATAACTCGGGATTGGTATGCAGCGAATGTGTTAATAAAAGGGGAAGGATTTATCCATTGCTGCCTGGAACAGTTAAGGCTTTGAAATACATAATGCTTATTAATCCTCAAAAGCTTTATAGTTTCTCCCTTTCAGAAGAAAATATAAAAGAACTGAGCACAATTTCAAAGAAATACATAAAAGAGCATTTAGGTAAGGAATATAATAAATTGGACTATTTGAAATATTACAAGTAG
- the pdaA gene encoding delta-lactam-biosynthetic de-N-acetylase, translating into MRRYNSDANSNLSDLGGVFSVSSRSIDYSTELTGNLSEEVDSENCISLQNEFPYGKKRCWGIRRQPDNKTPIADPGTDKLLEKYGGKYVGDVNKKVIYLTFDEGYENGYTSKILDVLKENNVKAAFFITGPYLNEHQDLVRRMVEEGHTVGNHTIHHPSLPEKSDSEIEEEVLGLERAFTEKFGAKMKFLRPPKGEYSERTLSITSKLGYCNLFWSFAYDDWYRDKIRGPEYAYKMVMKNLHNGEIILLHAVSKDNADALDMIIKGAIASGYEFGNVEDLAN; encoded by the coding sequence ATGCGAAGATACAATTCAGATGCAAATTCAAACCTTTCAGACCTAGGCGGTGTTTTCAGCGTAAGCAGCAGAAGTATTGATTACTCTACAGAACTTACAGGAAATTTATCGGAAGAGGTAGATTCTGAAAATTGTATATCATTACAAAATGAATTTCCTTATGGGAAGAAGCGCTGCTGGGGAATAAGAAGGCAGCCTGATAATAAGACGCCTATAGCTGATCCAGGAACAGATAAGCTGCTTGAAAAATATGGCGGCAAGTATGTTGGTGATGTAAATAAAAAAGTAATTTATTTAACTTTTGATGAGGGCTATGAGAATGGATACACATCTAAAATACTTGATGTTTTAAAGGAAAACAATGTCAAGGCAGCATTTTTTATTACAGGGCCTTATCTTAATGAGCATCAGGATTTAGTAAGAAGGATGGTTGAAGAGGGGCATACAGTTGGAAATCATACAATTCATCATCCAAGTTTACCAGAAAAGAGTGATTCGGAGATTGAAGAGGAGGTTCTTGGGTTAGAGAGAGCTTTTACTGAAAAATTTGGAGCAAAAATGAAGTTCCTTAGACCTCCAAAGGGTGAATATAGTGAAAGAACTCTTAGTATTACCAGTAAGCTAGGTTATTGCAATCTTTTTTGGAGTTTTGCATACGATGATTGGTATAGAGATAAAATAAGAGGGCCAGAGTATGCATATAAAATGGTAATGAAAAATTTGCATAATGGTGAGATAATACTGCTGCATGCTGTATCAAAGGATAATGCGGATGCACTAGATATGATAATTAAAGGAGCAATTGCAAGTGGATATGAATTTGGAAATGTAGAAGATTTGGCAAATTAG
- the era gene encoding GTPase Era yields the protein MAYKSGFISVIGKPNVGKSTLLNALTGEKIAIMSNKPQTTRNTIRAVITSDEYQLVLIDTPGIHRPKTKLGEYMVNVASETIKEVDLIFFLAEATTSPESLDISIIEQLKKVKTPVLLILNKVDIVEKEKLLALIARYNELMDFKAIIPVSALKKDGLDIILEEVLKYIPEGEKFFPEDTLTDQPEKIIAAEMIREKLLLNLDDEVPHGVGVEVTSFKERKDGLINIQATIYCEKSSHKGIIIGKQGVMLKKIGAAARFEIERLLDTKVFLELWVKIKPDWRNNDNMLKELGYKRK from the coding sequence ATGGCATACAAATCAGGATTTATATCGGTTATAGGTAAACCAAATGTTGGAAAGTCAACGCTTTTAAATGCTTTAACCGGTGAAAAAATAGCAATAATGTCAAATAAACCGCAAACAACAAGAAATACAATTAGAGCTGTTATAACAAGTGATGAATATCAGCTTGTACTTATTGACACACCAGGTATTCATAGGCCTAAAACAAAATTGGGAGAATATATGGTAAATGTCGCTTCTGAAACAATCAAAGAAGTGGATTTGATTTTCTTTTTAGCTGAGGCTACTACTTCGCCTGAAAGTTTGGATATTAGCATTATTGAGCAGCTGAAAAAGGTAAAAACACCAGTTTTGCTAATTTTAAATAAAGTGGATATAGTTGAAAAGGAAAAGTTACTTGCTTTAATTGCTAGATACAATGAATTGATGGATTTTAAAGCCATTATACCTGTTTCTGCGTTAAAAAAAGATGGCTTGGATATTATTTTGGAAGAGGTGCTTAAATATATACCTGAGGGAGAAAAGTTTTTCCCAGAGGATACGTTAACTGACCAACCAGAAAAGATAATAGCTGCTGAAATGATAAGAGAAAAATTACTTCTTAATCTTGATGATGAAGTTCCTCATGGAGTTGGTGTTGAGGTTACGTCCTTTAAAGAGAGAAAAGATGGTCTGATTAATATTCAAGCAACTATTTATTGTGAGAAGAGTTCCCATAAGGGAATAATTATTGGAAAACAAGGTGTGATGCTTAAAAAAATAGGGGCTGCAGCGAGATTTGAAATAGAGCGGCTTTTAGATACAAAGGTTTTTTTAGAACTTTGGGTAAAAATAAAACCAGATTGGCGAAATAATGACAATATGCTAAAGGAACTTGGATATAAAAGAAAATAA
- the cdd gene encoding cytidine deaminase, protein MTDKELIETAKKALENAYVPYSKFRVGAAILTKTGKVYTGCNVEIASFGATNCAERTAVWKAISEEGKIEIEKIAIASDDDDYIYPCGICRQVMAEFANDDMKLLCTNKAGDYREIRFGDILPNAFRSF, encoded by the coding sequence ATGACAGATAAAGAACTTATTGAGACCGCAAAAAAGGCACTAGAGAATGCATATGTTCCTTATTCGAAATTCAGAGTAGGTGCAGCTATTCTAACCAAAACAGGAAAAGTTTATACGGGATGTAATGTTGAAATAGCATCATTTGGTGCAACAAATTGCGCTGAAAGAACTGCTGTCTGGAAGGCCATATCAGAGGAAGGCAAAATTGAGATTGAGAAAATTGCAATTGCAAGTGATGATGATGACTATATTTATCCTTGTGGTATTTGCAGGCAAGTCATGGCGGAATTTGCAAATGACGACATGAAGCTTCTTTGTACAAATAAAGCAGGTGATTACAGAGAAATTCGTTTTGGAGATATATTACCTAATGCTTTCAGAAGTTTTTAA
- a CDS encoding PhoH family protein: MTEKVEKNIDFYSIEYAMNIFGNYDENIKIIEEAFNVKVVTRDTSIAISGETENVNKAEAIVTKLLDIAKRGENITRQNVQYLVGLTNEKQIEKADELLGDYVCLTAKGRQIKNKTHGQKLYVDAMKKNDIVFGIGPAGTGKTFLAVAMAVNAFRNKEVDRIVLTRPAVEAGEKLGFLPGDLQNKVDPYLRPLYDGLYEIMGADLYLKYLERGMIEIAPLAYMRGRTLDNSFIILDEAQNTTPEQMKMFLTRIGFNSKAVITGDITQIDLPGDKKSGLKEVTTILKDIDGIEFCYLTQKDVVRHELVQKIIIAYDKYSLKEEKQKEEKKKEDRQKT, from the coding sequence TTGACAGAGAAAGTAGAAAAAAATATTGATTTTTATAGCATAGAATATGCAATGAATATTTTTGGTAATTACGATGAAAATATAAAAATTATTGAAGAAGCCTTTAATGTAAAGGTTGTAACTAGAGATACGTCAATAGCAATTAGCGGAGAAACAGAAAATGTTAATAAAGCTGAAGCAATTGTTACGAAGTTATTAGACATTGCAAAACGTGGAGAAAATATTACTAGGCAAAATGTACAGTATTTAGTAGGGCTTACAAACGAGAAACAAATAGAAAAGGCTGATGAACTTTTAGGCGATTATGTTTGTCTTACTGCAAAAGGAAGGCAGATAAAAAATAAGACACATGGACAAAAGCTGTATGTTGATGCAATGAAAAAAAATGATATTGTATTTGGAATAGGTCCTGCAGGTACAGGAAAGACTTTTCTAGCGGTTGCTATGGCAGTAAATGCTTTTAGAAATAAAGAGGTTGACAGAATTGTTCTTACAAGACCAGCGGTAGAAGCAGGTGAAAAGTTAGGGTTTTTGCCAGGAGATTTACAAAATAAAGTTGATCCATATTTAAGACCACTTTATGACGGACTTTACGAAATAATGGGAGCCGACCTTTATTTAAAATATCTTGAAAGAGGCATGATAGAGATTGCACCTCTTGCTTATATGAGAGGAAGAACTTTAGATAACTCGTTTATTATATTAGACGAAGCTCAGAACACTACACCAGAACAGATGAAGATGTTTTTAACAAGAATTGGATTTAATTCAAAAGCAGTAATAACAGGTGATATAACTCAAATAGACTTACCAGGTGACAAGAAATCTGGATTAAAAGAAGTAACTACTATTTTGAAAGATATAGATGGTATTGAGTTTTGTTACCTTACTCAAAAGGATGTAGTAAGACATGAACTGGTTCAGAAGATTATAATTGCATATGATAAATACTCTTTGAAAGAAGAGAAACAAAAGGAAGAGAAAAAAAAGGAAGATAGACAAAAGACTTAA
- the yqfC gene encoding sporulation protein YqfC: protein MQKIEKISKGKHTKNNKNVKPESKIKIKEKFTELLELPKEIVLDMPKLTMLGNGDLIIENYKGIAEYVEDVLRVNTTSGTIKVKGTNVYIKEITSESIMIYGNILSLEFLK from the coding sequence ATGCAAAAAATAGAGAAAATCAGTAAAGGTAAACATACTAAAAATAATAAAAATGTTAAGCCTGAATCAAAAATTAAAATAAAAGAAAAGTTTACTGAATTGTTAGAACTGCCAAAAGAAATAGTATTAGATATGCCCAAACTAACTATGTTGGGTAATGGAGACTTAATTATAGAGAACTATAAAGGTATTGCTGAATACGTTGAAGATGTTTTGCGAGTTAATACTACATCAGGAACTATTAAAGTAAAAGGAACTAATGTTTATATTAAGGAAATTACATCAGAAAGTATAATGATTTATGGCAATATTTTATCGCTGGAATTTTTAAAATAG
- a CDS encoding YqzL family protein, translated as MLVDFIWNVFKSTGSVDSYVLMKEIEEKYKSEKTEDVVQEEIKI; from the coding sequence ATGCTAGTAGATTTTATTTGGAATGTTTTTAAATCAACTGGTAGTGTTGATTCTTATGTACTAATGAAGGAAATTGAGGAAAAGTACAAATCAGAAAAAACAGAAGATGTCGTTCAAGAAGAAATAAAAATTTAG